A window of the Gossypium arboreum isolate Shixiya-1 chromosome 2, ASM2569848v2, whole genome shotgun sequence genome harbors these coding sequences:
- the LOC108467186 gene encoding pentatricopeptide repeat-containing protein At1g80270, mitochondrial — translation MWALRRVPKPLRDTSIRTGASFSASARLQTSNTVIEKNAIFSGSSQLVSDTCPSLLRFYCSTHASSNFFVWRCGLSSQAGTESSGEEDDLEDGFSELETAGNSENKRDHIAKDETEDGLDSDQEFSVDVEETASNELELFGAETDVSDKKSSGRRTTSGLFKALVSAPGLSIHKVLDKWLEEGKNLSRAEISSATLNLRKRRMYGRALQLSEWLEMKQQLEFNEKDYASRLDLIAKIRGLQKAEDYIQTIPKSFRGEIIYRTLLANCVVSNNLKKAEEVFNKMKDLEFPSTAFACNQLLLLYKRLDKKKIADVLLLMEKENVKPTLFTYRILIDTKGLCNDIYGMDQIVETMKAEGIEPDIQIQSVLAKHYASAGQMEKAEEVLKAMEGDNIKENRWVYRFLLPLYAGLGKADEVERIWKICDSKPRFEEYLAGIEAWGKLGKIEKSEEIFERLLKTSKKLPARYYTHLLKVYSNHKMLEKGKDLVKRMAGNGCQIGPFTWDALVKLHVEAGDVEKADSILQKACQQNEIKPMFTTFMVVMEQYARKGDIHNAEKMLHRMRQAGYVARVSQFQTLVRAYINAKAPAYGIRERMKADNIFPNKSLAALLPQVDAFRRTSVSDLLD, via the exons ATGTGGGCACTACGCCGAGTTCCTAAGCCGCTCAG AGATACAAGTATCAGAACTGGAGCTTCTTTTTCTGCTTCTGCTAGATTACAAACTTCAAATACCGTCATTGAAAAAAATGCTATTTTTTCTGGTTCTTCTCAACTGGTTTCTGATACATGTCCATCTTTATTGAGATTTTACTGCTCAACACATGCTTCCTCTAATTTCTTTGTTTGGAGATGTGGCCTTTCTTCCCAAGCTGGTACTGAAAGCAGTGGGGAGGAAGATGACTTGGAAGATGGTTTTTCAGAACTTGAAACAGCTGGTAATTCTGAGAACAAAAGAGATCATATTGCTAAGGATGAAACTGAAGATGGACTGGATTCTGATCAAGAATTTTCTGTTGATGTCGAAGAAACTGCCTCAAATGAACTAGAATTGTTTGGGGCTGAGACTGATGTCAGTGATAAAAAGTCATCTGGAAGGAGGACTACCTCAGGATTATTCAAAGCTCTTGTCTCTGCTCCAGGTCTTTCTATTCATAAGGTTCTTGATAAGTGGCTTGAGGAAGGAAAAAATCTAAGCAGAGCTGAGATTTCATCAGCAACGCTCAATCTTCGCAAGCGCCGAATGTATGGGAGGGCATTGCAG CTCTCTGAGTGGCTGGAGATGAAGCAGCAGCTTGAATTTAATGAGAAAGATTATGCTTCTCGTCTTGATTTGATTGCCAAAATACGAGGTCTCCAGAAGGCAGAAGACTACATTCAGACTATCCCAAAATCTTTCAGAGGAGAGATAATCTACAGAACCCTGCTGGCTAACTGTGTTGTATCTAACAATCTCAAGAAAGCAGAAGAGGTCTTTAACAAAATGAAGGACCTAGAATTCCCGAGTACTGCTTTTGCTTGCAACCAGCTGTTGCTCCTCTATAAGAGGCTTGACAAGAAAAAAATAGCTGACGTGCTGTTGTTAATGGAGAAAGAAAATGTCAAACCTACGCTCTTTACTTATAGAATCTTAATTGACACGAAAGGTTTATGTAATGACATATATGGGATGGATCAAATTGTTGAGACAATGAAGGCTGAAGGTATTGAACCAGACATCCAGATACAATCTGTCCTGGCTAAGCACTATGCCTCAGCAGGCCAAATGGAAAAAGCTGAGGAAGTTCTGAAGGCAATGGAAGGGGACAACATAAAAGAGAATCGTTGGGTTTACAGGTTTTTGCTTCCTCTGTATGCTGGTCTTGGAAAGGCTGATGAAGTAGAAAGAATTTGGAAGATCTGTGATTCAAAACCCCGCTTTGAAGAGTATCTGGCTGGTATTGAAGCTTGGGGAAAGTTAGGTAAAATTGAAAAATCAGAGGAAATTTTCGAAAGGCTGTTAAAAACATCAAAAAAGCTTCCTGCAAGATATTATACCCATCTCTTGAAGGTATACTCAAACCATAAGATGCTCGAAAAAGGGAAGGATCTTGTTAAGCGAATGGCTGGTAATGGGTGCCAGATTGGCCCATTCACTTGGGATGCTCTTGTGAAGCTTCATGTGGAAGCAGGGGATGTGGAAAAGGCTGACTCAATCTTGCAGAAGGCATGCCAGCAAAATGAAATTAAGCCCATGTTTACTACTTTCATGGTTGTGATGGAGCAGTATGCTAGGAAGGGTGATATCCATAACGCCGAAAAAATGTTACATAGAATGAGACAGGCCGGATATGTAGCTCGAGTTAGTCAGTTCCAAACTCTAGTCAGAGCGTATATAAATGCCAAAGCTCCAGCTTATGGGATCAGGGAGAGAATGAAAGCAGATAACATATTCCCTAATAAGTCCTTAGCTGCTCTGTTGCCTCAAGTTGATGCATTCAGGAGGACTTCAGTGTCTGATTTGCTCGACTAA